One Candidatus Dependentiae bacterium genomic window, GAGATGTAAGGACAAATAATAATTGCTCAAGATTTAAAGTTTTTAGTTGAGGAAGAAGCCATAAACGAGCAGTATTATCAATTGACGCAGTTAAAACATACTTACCACAAGGGCTAAATGCTACTGAGGATCCAGGGTCTTTAAGCTCTTTTATAGCAGTGCCAGTAGCTAAATGCCATAAACGAACAGTATTATCATCAGACCCAGTTAAAGCATAGTTGCCACAAGGGCTAAATGCTACTGATGCTACTAGATTGGTATGACCTCTAAGTTCCTTTATAGTAGTACCAGTAGCTAAATTCCATAAACGAGCAGTTTCATCAATTGATCCAGTTAAAGCATACTTACCACAAGGGCTAAATGCTACTGATCTTACCTGATTAATATGACCTTTAAACTCCTTTATAGTAGTACCAGTAGCTAAATTCCATAAACGAGCAGTTTCATCAATTGATCCAGTTAAAGCATATTCGCCACAAGGGCTAAATGTTACTGAAGTTACCCAATAAGTATGGCCTTTAAGCTCTTTTATAGTAGTACCAGCAGTTAAATCCTGTAAATAAACAGTGTTAGCACCTGATGCAGTTAAAGCACATTTGCCACAAGGACTCAATGCTACTGAAGTTAGCCGATCAGTATGGCCTTTAAGCTCTTTTATAGTAGTACCAGTAGCTAAATTCCATAAGCGAGCAGTTCTATCATTTGATCCAGTTAATGCATACTTACCACAAGGACTAAAAGCTACTGAACCTACAGAATAAGTATGACCTTTAAGCTCTCTTATAGTAGCACCAGTAACCAAATTCCATAAGCGGGCAGTTTTATCATCTGATCCAGTTAACGCAAAGTTGCCACAAGGGCTGAATGCTACTGAATTTATAGCCTTAGTATGGCCTTTAAGCTCTTTAAATGAAGTAGGTAGAGCTTTATCTATAGCATCTTTATATTTCACTAATACTTTGCCTTTAAGTCTTTGTTGTACCTTTTCAGGCATGCTAGAGATAACACTAGAAAGCTCTTTTCGCGATGTTTGAGAGAGTAGTGCTTCTAGAGTTTTATCAGCTGCTCGATCTTGCAAAGAAGACAAAGAACTGTAACTGTTTGAAAGGTTTAAAAGAAAGGTAATGAAAACAATTGATTTAGGGAAATTAGTCATGAGTTGGCTCTCTTTATAATTTATTATTTAGACACGCATATAAATATAAGATTAAATATATAATGCAAAATGTCAAATAATAGATCATAATTAATAGGGTATATTCCTGATAAATAACCGTCTATTACACTACTCATTTCTTTTAAAGCTTTCTAATAGCCTATCTAACCATTTACTTATCTAAGGTTATTTTGTTATATATGCAGATACTATATATAAGCTGTAGAGGTTATATGCAATCTATAGTTACTATATATCTAGTGTATATGTGCTCTATATTAATTTTATTAGGGGAGAG contains:
- a CDS encoding WD40 repeat domain-containing protein, encoding MTNFPKSIVFITFLLNLSNSYSSLSSLQDRAADKTLEALLSQTSRKELSSVISSMPEKVQQRLKGKVLVKYKDAIDKALPTSFKELKGHTKAINSVAFSPCGNFALTGSDDKTARLWNLVTGATIRELKGHTYSVGSVAFSPCGKYALTGSNDRTARLWNLATGTTIKELKGHTDRLTSVALSPCGKCALTASGANTVYLQDLTAGTTIKELKGHTYWVTSVTFSPCGEYALTGSIDETARLWNLATGTTIKEFKGHINQVRSVAFSPCGKYALTGSIDETARLWNLATGTTIKELRGHTNLVASVAFSPCGNYALTGSDDNTVRLWHLATGTAIKELKDPGSSVAFSPCGKYVLTASIDNTARLWLLPQLKTLNLEQLLFVLTS